From a single Cyclobacterium marinum DSM 745 genomic region:
- the ypfJ gene encoding KPN_02809 family neutral zinc metallopeptidase: protein MKWQGRRKSSNVDDRRGHSGSGKGIGGLSSLLMGPLIKILFSKVGLVIAGLFIVVSFVTGNNPLSLLSGLISGNVGQQNTSTTYQGTDEENELADFSATILASTEDVWNEILDNYREPTLVLFTGSVSSACGSASSATGPFYCPGDEKLYIDLSFFDDMERKLNAPGDFAQAYVIAHEVGHHVQKLMGITDKVHKLRGQVSEAEYNKYSVMLELQADFFAGVWANRSESRMSMMEAGDLEEALNAANAIGDDRLQKQSTGRVVPDSFTHGTSEQRVRWFKKGFETGDIAQGDTFNAKAL, encoded by the coding sequence ATGAAATGGCAAGGTAGGCGTAAAAGTTCGAATGTCGATGACCGAAGAGGGCATTCCGGTTCAGGTAAGGGAATTGGTGGATTAAGTTCACTGCTAATGGGACCTTTGATCAAAATTCTATTCTCCAAAGTAGGGTTGGTTATAGCGGGTTTATTTATAGTGGTTTCTTTTGTCACGGGAAATAATCCACTGAGTCTACTTAGTGGATTAATCTCAGGAAACGTTGGTCAACAAAACACTTCTACTACCTATCAAGGTACAGATGAGGAAAATGAACTGGCAGACTTTAGTGCGACAATCTTGGCGAGTACGGAAGATGTTTGGAATGAGATATTGGACAATTACCGAGAACCTACCCTTGTTTTGTTTACGGGTTCTGTCTCTTCTGCATGTGGATCAGCTTCAAGTGCTACAGGTCCATTTTATTGTCCGGGAGATGAGAAACTATATATTGACCTTAGCTTTTTTGATGATATGGAGCGTAAATTAAATGCTCCTGGAGATTTTGCCCAAGCCTATGTCATCGCGCATGAAGTAGGACATCATGTGCAAAAATTAATGGGAATTACTGATAAGGTACACAAACTTAGGGGACAAGTTAGTGAGGCAGAATACAACAAATATTCTGTAATGTTAGAATTACAAGCCGATTTTTTTGCCGGAGTGTGGGCAAATCGTTCGGAGAGTAGGATGAGTATGATGGAGGCAGGAGACCTGGAAGAAGCATTGAACGCGGCCAATGCCATTGGTGACGATCGTTTGCAAAAACAATCTACCGGAAGGGTAGTTCCCGATTCCTTCACCCATGGCACCTCTGAACAAAGGGTAAGGTGGTTCAAAAAAGGTTTTGAAACTGGAGATATTGCACAAGGGGATACGTTTAATGCGAAGGCACTTTAA
- a CDS encoding TonB-dependent receptor: protein MNRLFIVLLLNLFQANLIGQTFQGSVINNKKEPIVDAQILDLNSKKHTHTDANGKFIIQDISQGDSLKISHIGFEVKYFIVQSMNSSPVIVLEDKPVSLEGVVISPKTNALNLITAIDIKTNPVNSSQDILTQIPGLFIGQHAGGGKAEQIFLRGFDIDHGTDIGITVDGLPVNMVSHAHGQGYADLHFVIPETVDNIDFGKGPYYADKGNFTTAGYVNFKTKRNLENSTIKLEKGQFSTNRLLGMFDVLNTAKHDAYIAAEHLSTDGPFDSPQNFKRINLFGKYTGNITSTEKLGMTFSHLSSKWDASGQIPQRAVDSGLIGRFGAIDDTEGGNTGRTNVLVNYEKILTNDSYIKSSLYYSKYDFELFSNFTFFLEDEINGDQIKQKEDRNIYGLNSEFNKSLDLNDIEASIQVGVNLRNDQSKNNELSHTLNRKNTLSFIQLGNINETNFGTYINTNFYYKKWTFNPSIRLDYFDFQYNDALQEIYQTQTSTKTIVSPKVNVLYDYTPNLQLYLKGGKGFHSNDSRVILSNAAKETLPAAYGYDVGLVWKPVPKLLLNAAYWYLFLEQEFVYVGDAGIVEPSGKTRRQGLDLSIRYQPLKWLFWNFDTNYTHARAIDEEAGQDYIPLAPNFILKSGLNALHESGIYGGANVRHIKDRPANEDNSIVAKGYTVVDLNMGYKWKNIDFGFQIQNLFDTEWNETQFATESKLQNETSAIEEIHFTPGTPFFIKGVIEYRF, encoded by the coding sequence ATGAACCGACTATTTATTGTACTGTTACTCAATCTATTTCAAGCCAACCTTATAGGGCAAACCTTTCAGGGGTCAGTTATCAATAATAAAAAAGAACCGATAGTTGATGCTCAAATATTAGATCTTAATTCTAAAAAGCATACTCATACGGATGCAAATGGCAAATTCATTATTCAAGATATTTCCCAAGGTGACAGCCTTAAAATCTCTCATATCGGTTTTGAGGTAAAATACTTTATTGTCCAATCTATGAATTCTTCTCCGGTAATTGTTTTAGAGGACAAACCTGTTTCATTGGAAGGTGTAGTTATTTCACCGAAAACGAACGCACTTAACCTAATTACAGCCATAGATATAAAGACCAATCCTGTGAATTCCTCTCAAGATATACTTACACAAATTCCGGGGCTTTTTATAGGTCAGCATGCAGGAGGAGGAAAAGCGGAGCAGATATTTTTAAGAGGTTTTGATATTGACCATGGAACAGATATAGGCATTACTGTAGATGGCTTGCCGGTCAATATGGTTTCCCATGCCCATGGTCAAGGTTATGCAGATTTGCACTTTGTTATTCCCGAAACCGTAGACAATATCGATTTTGGAAAAGGTCCGTATTATGCCGACAAGGGTAATTTTACTACTGCTGGGTATGTGAATTTTAAAACCAAAAGAAATCTTGAAAACAGCACAATAAAATTAGAGAAAGGGCAATTTAGCACCAATCGATTATTGGGTATGTTTGATGTATTGAATACAGCAAAACATGATGCATATATTGCCGCAGAGCACCTTAGCACAGATGGACCTTTTGACAGTCCTCAAAACTTCAAAAGAATCAATTTGTTTGGGAAGTATACTGGCAATATTACTTCTACGGAAAAATTAGGCATGACATTCTCTCATCTTTCAAGTAAATGGGATGCCTCCGGTCAAATTCCACAAAGAGCAGTTGACTCAGGTTTGATTGGTCGTTTTGGAGCCATAGATGATACTGAAGGTGGGAATACAGGAAGAACAAATGTATTGGTCAATTATGAGAAAATTTTAACCAATGATTCCTATATAAAAAGTAGTTTGTATTACAGTAAGTATGATTTCGAGTTGTTTTCAAACTTCACCTTCTTCTTAGAAGATGAAATCAATGGGGATCAAATTAAACAGAAAGAAGATCGGAACATTTACGGGCTAAATAGTGAATTTAATAAGTCACTTGATTTAAATGATATAGAGGCTTCCATCCAAGTAGGTGTCAATTTGAGAAATGACCAGAGCAAAAATAATGAGCTTTCTCACACTTTAAATCGTAAGAATACGCTTTCTTTTATACAGCTTGGAAACATCAATGAAACCAATTTTGGCACCTACATCAACACTAACTTTTATTATAAAAAATGGACTTTTAATCCTTCTATTAGGTTAGATTATTTTGATTTTCAATACAATGATGCATTACAAGAAATTTACCAAACTCAAACCTCTACTAAAACTATTGTAAGCCCAAAGGTAAACGTATTGTATGATTACACCCCAAACCTTCAACTGTATCTTAAGGGTGGAAAAGGATTTCACTCGAATGACTCCCGGGTTATCCTTTCGAATGCTGCTAAAGAAACACTTCCTGCTGCTTATGGATATGATGTAGGCCTAGTTTGGAAACCTGTACCAAAATTACTCCTTAACGCCGCCTACTGGTATTTATTTCTAGAGCAGGAATTTGTTTATGTAGGCGATGCAGGGATAGTTGAGCCTAGTGGTAAAACCCGAAGACAAGGATTAGATTTGAGTATTCGTTACCAACCATTAAAATGGTTGTTTTGGAATTTTGATACCAACTATACTCATGCGAGAGCAATAGACGAAGAGGCAGGTCAGGATTATATACCATTGGCTCCGAATTTTATATTAAAAAGTGGGTTAAATGCCCTTCATGAATCAGGTATTTATGGAGGAGCAAATGTGCGTCATATCAAAGACAGGCCTGCCAATGAAGACAATTCAATCGTTGCCAAAGGCTATACTGTGGTAGATCTCAACATGGGGTATAAATGGAAGAATATAGACTTTGGGTTTCAAATTCAAAACCTTTTCGATACAGAATGGAATGAAACTCAATTTGCCACAGAATCCAAGTTGCAAAATGAAACATCAGCCATAGAAGAAATACACTTTACTCCTGGCACTCCATTTTTTATAAAAGGTGTAATTGAATACAGGTTTTAA